TTGATAGTCGCCAGTTTGACGATATCTGCTGCAGAACCTTGGACTGTTGTATTCACAGCCTGTCGCTCTGCCTGAAGCGTGGAAGAAAACAACTTAGAAAGAACAGCTTTCTTTGCTTTGAATCATTTTGAAGAGATCTAACTGAGAACCTTACGTGAGACCTAATGTACATATTTGACTCCTTGATTCCAGGCAGAAACCGCTTCCTGCCAAGTAACGTCTTCACAAAGCCATTTTTGCTGCAGTTCTTCACAGTCTCACGAAGAAACGCCTGTATGcctttgaggaaaataaagccATGAATGACGAGGCCTAATTAAATACTTAGATGTTCTTTCAAATCTAAGAACTTTCCTGGATTTTACCTGTGTATCTGGACTTGAATGTTTCGATGTAACAAGCAGCATCATTTTCATCAATACCCATTTGCTCTCCTAATGACTTTGCTCCCATGCCATAGATTATACCATAACAAATCTGTAAAAACAGGACGACACTTTCCTCATTTAGCTCCTGGAACATTCTATGAAGCACTATCTAAAAACTTACACATCACTGAACACGGCCACTGTTCAGGcccaaaaaaaaataccaaagaaaatctaaatatattcaAGATAACTATCAAAATCCATGCGCGCTATTTAGATTTGACAATGCCGCAAACAAAgggataaaaagaagaagaagaacgccTGTCAGGCATGCATTGTGGGGCCGAGACACACAAGTCTCACTCTTCTCGACTTACGAACACTTTTCGGGTCCCTATCTATTTTGTAAGTCGGGGGCTACCTGTACACCGCACTTGGGCATGCGTTTCGTTCCTCATAGATCACTGCAAAATATGAACAAGCAAAAACGGTCATTCTCACTTGTGATATTAGCATGTAATTCAATCACCAGCCTTTCTTTGTccctttatataataaaaaaactgcaaaGTTCCCAAAGAGTTTACTTGTTTAAAAGtatgttggggtttttttgaaACACTAACACTGGAGAATCCTTCcattaatgataaataaaccTACAGAAAACTTAAACTACATCAAATTGGTTTTCTTAGAATCGAAACATTTTAACCAACCACACAAGTTTAACGCATTTATTACTAATCTTAGAATATGTGGGGATTCTACTCAGCAAGTCCTGGTGTATTAGATGTTACTTAATAACCATCAtgtattaaaagtattaatataaacctgtaattTGCAGCTGAATGACTTTTGCTGTTAACAAAAACGTCTGAACCATTTCGGAAGAATAAAACTAGAGAAATGAGTTCCTAATCTTCATCTTTCACAGCTTTCTAGGAGCTGTATGTGTGGTCTTAACATTCTAGCAAGCATGCCCAACCAACCACAAAATTATTCTGactcaaaataaagaaaaaacatattacTTTGTTTTTGGCCGATTAGCCAGAGTTGAGAATGACCTCatttgaaacagaaagaaagacatgccGGCAAATACCTGCATATATTAGCCGAGACCAGAAGTGCTACATTATTAGAAAGCCGCACATTACTTGTTTAGCTTGTTGTCTCATGCAGTCGTCAACTGACTCGGGATCCACCATTTTCCATTCAGCAGCAATGCTTTTGAAAACATCTTCGCCACTGTTAAGGACCTGAAGAAGCCGTCTGTCACGGGATAAGTGAGCCAAGATGCGGAGTTCTAACTGGGAGTAGTCTGCAGCCAAAATAAATCcccctattaaaaaaaaaaaaaaaagaagtatattgtttaaaaaaatccactaaACATTTCATTAGAATTCATCCTAAAAAAGCTTCTTTACCCGAGAAGGGAACAAAAGCATGTCTCATGCTAACAGAAAAAGGCATCCCCTTCTCTGGGGATCGTCCTGGGTCTTTGATCAGGGATACCAACTGATGGTGTTTCCGAGATATTTTAGccctataaaaataaataaaataaaataaaaaaaatcagcaaataaatgtgtatcGATTTTTAACTATTCTTTGGAGCACAGAACTTTACCTTGTCTTGCTTGAGATGACAGCCATGTTACTTTGTGATGGTTGGCTTTCTCCAATAAGAACTGGCATTTGGATTTCAAAGTCTTTTGGGACATTTTGGATATTGGGTTCGGTGAAACTCACCCTCCCTACATAATTCACAAAAGGGACAAAATGATTGGTTCATTTGTTAAAACGTGGCGATACAAAGATAGAGCAGAACATGTAATCATATTGTCTGAGAATCATCCCTTATGCTTTATACCTGTAGCTGTGTGGGACTGAGATACTGAGTAAATTCTGTCCATCTCTAATTTCGGGTGCCAACACTTTTCTCTTTGCAGAGGAAATACCACCTTGGTCAAGGCATTTGTTATCCTTCTCCACTCTAGAATGACTCCAGGTAACTGATGCAAGGGCTTGAGCTTTTCCAGCACATCCTGTTCAGATAAAGAAATGTGAAAGAGAACGTAAGATGATGACATTTGTGACTAGAATTTTGTTAATTAGCaatgttttttcatttgacTTTGTCTTGTATAACCCTAGAACTAAAGGCAAAGAAATTTCATAGTTACATTGCgtctaaaaaaatgtaaacgttAACGTGaggttaaaaaaatctataaatatactTTGTAATGTCCTCTATGCAGTTATCAATTCCTCCAAATGATCAAATATTCCTCTGAACAGCTTTCAGAACCTTTAATCTTTTAACATTTTGGAAggattttttattcaattttttgtacataaattgTCAATTTGtggtacattttctttttgtgttcaAAAATAATGGTGGGCGCTTCTAACCTTATCCGCaaaattgacattttaaagacTGAAGGATGGTGTAAAGTCCAAAGTGTAAACCGATTGAAACCCTCTGTGGAAAATACCTTTGTCGTGCTAAACTGTTTCGAAAGTTTTACACAAGCTCCTGCCCCGGCCCGCCTGGTGTAGCCCAGAGTCTTTTTATTCTTTAGAGAATTTAAATCACCATTCGGAGGTAGCTTCAGTTCAAGGAACAAGACCTAGAAATTACACAAGAGAACAGGTCAAAAGGAGGGGGAAAAACTGAACAACTCCATGGTTGTTTCAGACGGCACACAGAGTTTTTTATAGCTTGAAGAGAGTGAAACAGACCTCAGCAACATCCTCTGGATTGGTCAAGGAGAAGCTGTGACCAGCCAATTGATAGGCCTTGTTTTCCAGGTCAGTAAGTTTAGCCTGCATCACATGTTTCTGAGCTTCGCATTCAGCAACGCTAAACCCAATACCATTCAGCTCCAAAAGGGCTAAGCAATACTGAGTGGGCATCTCTACTCTCTGAAATACATCtgagaataacaaaaaaatcatacaagCAATTTAGTAATTAAAAGAATAACTACGcacttataaatataaaatctgtaATCAGCACCTAAGAAACCATCTTTTTCCATGAGCACATTAAGTTGTGTCATAACCCTAAAGATAAGAACAGACTCGATGGCTGCTCTGTATCGACCCGAAAGACTTGCGTCTCCATAAATTCCCAGACTTTCCACCCCTTGTCCCGGTCCGATTCCATTCAACAAGGGCAGATCTTCTGGAGTAAAGTTTGTCACCATGTTGTGAAGAGTGCGCTCCTTGAAACCCGGATCCAGAAGCCAACAAGCAACCTAAAATTAACAAAGCTGTGTGAGAACACGTACAAAAAAAACGACAGGCCAGCAACTTAAATGCAAAGGTAAAGAGTGTGCTAAAAAAATCAATGGCAGTGTAATGATATACAGACAATGCAAGAGAACAGAAtaaattttaatcattttccAATAACATCATATCATCACTCAAGAGTTTTGGTTCTCCTCTACCACGGCAGCATGCCGGTAAACAGATTATTGTTCATTGAAGAAAGATGTGATTTCTGTGTATCGTTATATATTTAGTCAGAGAAATTTCTTATTGCTATAATGTATATTGCATCAGCTTCAAACAGTCATTTCACAGCCTACACCACACTCTTGaatttaataagacaaaaaatatGTATACCCATAATCTGGGAAGCAAAAGACTTTTCAGTCTTGGGGACTTCGGGACTTTTTTGAGGgctttttcactttctctcttaatGAATCTATATTAATTGCTTTGATTATATCAAGCATCTGCCAAACAAGTCCCACTGAACAAGTTCTTACTAAAGAATTTATGACTGTTAAAATGAGAACATTGATAGAAATTTGTCATTTGAATTACAAGTATTTCtttgagaaggaaaaaaaaaaaacgaaacaatgAAATCAATGCTTAGTGAAAATTATAATTGCTAAATTCCTCACCTTAGGGTCCTCAAATACGCCTTTCATTGAAAGTCCACATGCCAGGACTAATGTCTTATACACCTGAATACAGTCATAAGTAACGGTCACCCCCTCAGAACCAGATGTAGACCTTGTAATACAATCCTGAATGCTCTTAATCCTTTCTTCCACCGAAAGATTTTCATCAAGTGGAGGTGGCGCTAAGCTTGCACTTATATCTGCTAGGAAAGTAGCAACGTATAGAGCTTTAATAAGTGATTTGAATgctgtttacaaaaataaatagcatGTTTATTCAGTACCTGTGTCTGCTAGTTCCTGTTGTAGTGACACATAATATGCATCTTTTCCTCCCCAGCATACAGACAAGCCAGTTACAATTAGACTCTCATGTCCTTCAATAGCAAAGCCATCCTTTCTTTTGGTCCTCATCGGGGTAGTTACTTCCaaagaaaaaattaagtaattaataaaGCATacttttataagaaaataatcaacagcaAGGTGGTTTGATGTAGTCCACTGTAACGTGATTATCAATTGTTCTTAATTATTTGCCGACGAGCCTAAAGTAACCtcacagtgttttattccacttttaccacaaaatttTTAACTGATTGAAAGCACATCATACTTACTATCCATTTAGAGTTTGATTTATAGTTGGAAGATGGTCTTACTTACACAGTAGCAACACTTTTTGTTGCTCTTTTAATAAAAGctgatcaaaataataatataattattgcaGAGAAACTGAGCATGAAGCGCTCTGTCATGGTGTTGCAAGACATAAGTTGCAAATTTACATTTGACTGACACTGTAGACTATTTCCAAAATCTCCTTTCAGGAACATGAACTTGTTTTAACATCAACAATTACCAGTTGTTTTTTATCCGGATATGTGGAGTGTAAaggtcgaccgattaatcgGTTTATATAGACTGCTGcaactatctgcaaaaatccatactggtACTTGTGTCCGGTGCTGTAGCAGCTGAAAAGGTCTGCTGTCATTAAGGCCCCTAGAGGCAAATTACTGCGCTATTTAGGGGTTCAAGCACGTAGTGCAGAAACCTTAAAGTAATTGTagcgattattattattattattattattattattattcatagaTTAAACATTCGAAAGTGGGGCCACTTTTACTAAAATGGCTATAACTCATGAACAGAATGAGATATCTTCACCGATCTCAGTACACGTGTATGAGCTCAATCTTTcgtcaaatgaaaaaaaattaagagcTTGACCACTTGGTGGCGCTATAACAAGGAAAAGACATTAAAATGACTATGACTTCGCAACTGTTAGTCCAACCGACCTGAAAATTAGCATTGTCAAATTGTCTCTGTTAAAATGAAACAAGGGTCTATGAGGACATTtacgtatttaaaaaaaatatggctgCCATCGGCCAATGAATTTTGAGCACCTATTACACAAGGTTAAAGGAGGCCGATCGGAATGAAActcgttttttttccttatgaGCTTTAATGCCTTAGTTGCTTGAACCCTGGGAAactatattttacatttattaattacagtaatccccccgtttatcgcggtgcTTACGTTCTAAAACCGCCCGCGGTAAACGtatgccaccccaaaaatggtattttatgtatacagtactgtactaacATTTCACTtcctttaataattaataattatatttgtattaataaatttcatcaTTTCAACATAAagctccataaaaacaattccctataagttttttggtctatcgtgctatccgcaagagaccgggaaaatcagccaaacaaattagtcaTGTGGCCAATGCAATTCTGCGATAAACTGGGGgcacgagattcgaaccgcggtaaaaGCGGTagagtactgtatatactttctttcggcttctcccgttaggggtcgccacagcggatcatccgcatgttttgatttggcacatgtttttacgctggatgcccttcccaacgcaaccctccccatttatccgggcttggttccctgactggggatcgaacccgggccgtaGCGGTGAGAGCATCCAACccctagaccaccagggaccctcgGTAGAGTACTGTATATAActctaattattaataaatatattcataattattttatgttcaagttttttttttaagcattgtttgttgttttgtttttgtaataaatttcattacTTCATCAGTTCAGTGAACAGtgaagtacgatccaacctagagatcggtatcagtaaaatccactattggtCGACTTCTAGTATAGTGTTCGTTATACAACCTTCTGTGCAAGTTTTTACTACAGAAACAATCATGTATAAACCTATGATTGGCCTTTCCGCTGATAAGCTTTGTTGTTACAGGTAGTAATTTAACGTTACCCCAGAAACTCAGCACAGCATGCTCAATTTCATCTACGAACACAAATTACCTTTTTTAAATTTGCTTCCTATAAGCGGTTCTGGTTGAGCTGTGCCGTCTTTCCTCCCGCACGCAACGGCCAGAGAAAacctcttttttgttttccactcttttacaaatgttttaaaaagtcttTTATCACTCACTACATCAATAACTGAGAAAGATTCTGGACTGTTAAAGTTGGAGGCAGACATGGAGGCATCCTGAGAAAGCTGCAGTGAAAAGCCTTCATCATTCAGGGATGTCTCTAACTGTGGCATGGCCTTCGGTGCCACACAAAGTTGCTGATTGTCCTCAAGGCCAGGATTTGGAGATGAATTGAATTTAGACTGTACGCGAGTGTGGTGATTTAGAGGCGAGTGCAGGGAAGAAGTTGTCATTTTGATTCGGGGTGTGACAGGCTCTGGTGTGGGAGGAATGAGATCAAGGTTTACTGAACTTGGTTTCACTTTGGTCACATGTGAACCTGATAACGAGCCTTTATGATTTCCATGCTCAGGCTCAGCTCCAGCAGACACCCCCTCCTGTTCTATCACATTTGCATCTGATTGATCTGGGGGTTCATGTAAGGTTGAAAACTGATCAGACCACTTATCGAAAATGTCCTGCATTCCTGGGCTCAGATGGAATGAAGAACTTGTGACATTTTCTAAACGAGGTGCTTTGCATTGAGACACTTGTATCTCGGACACAATGTCATCTGTGTAACAGGGCTTTTCTGCTTCACTCGAGCCAGGACAGATCTTAAAACCACTGTTCCGCTTCTCCAGATATCGCTCTCCTATAAGCAAAGAATCGCCCCATTCTGACAGGTTAAAAGAAGACTCGCCCCACTGTGCTGCTTCTTGATCTTCCATTTCTGCTTTGTTCTCCATTCTTAATGCCAAGGTTGGATCAGTTAAACTTGTATTTGCATCTACAATATTGTCACTTTTGGGTTCTTCAGCAAATCCTGCCTCGTCTTCCATGGCCTCCAAAATGGAGCTGTCATACAGGCTGTCAAAGAGAAAACTGCTGCTCCTGTTGGGACTGTTGTCCACAGTATCTCCAGGCATCTCATTCATCACAGTGTCTGAATTGTCTGTTTGGGCTTGGGGTTGTGTATTTTGCTTTATGTCACACGATTCGGTTGTTTGGTTCGTAAAATTCAGAAGGTTTTCCAGTTGACTATCAGTCAGTGAAATGTTGTACTTTGGTTTGGCTTTAATTGAAGACAATTCATTAGGAATCTTATCAGAAACTACTGATGCTTCTTTATTTGAATCATTCTTATTTTTCTGTTCAAGGTTCCTCTCTGGAATtagattttcattttcagaacGAGAGATGTGTTCAGTCATAGCATTAATGCGTGTAGATCTTAATTCATTCTTAACCTTTGACTTGCCATTACTTTGAGGCAATTTCTCCTCTTGCAGTAACATTCTTTCAGTCTGAGTGTCAAGCTGAAAACTATCACCAAATTCCTCTAACTCCTCTGTGTACAAGTCTGGAGAATTACACTTTTCCCCTGAAATTAGTATTACTTCAGATGCAACTCTAGACTTTGTGTCAGAGTTCACCAAAATGTCAGCAGAAGTACTGGGTTGTGTTAAAATTAAACGTTTTTCCACTTTAGTCAGCCTTGCCTCAGTATTAATCTTGGTTTCATGTTCTTCCACCCGTCTACGTTTAGATAGTGGTTTTGCAGAATGAGTGTCGTTGCATGAGGTGGAGTTAAATTGTAAATCAGAACTCTGGCTAGAGTTTGCCACTGAGGTTTTTTCAGCAGTATTGCAGCCAATCGGACCCATTTTGTCTTTAGCACGTATAGATTTGAGCACTTTGTGTAATGCGTTAGATTGCTGCTCGGCGTCCATAGTGTTTTCACGATTTCCTGAACTTTTTTGGTTTGTCGAACTTTGAGCGTTATCATCAGATGGATCTCCTTTTACCAGCTTTTTCAAGTTTTCAGTCCTAATATCCGTCTCGTTGGATAAACTCTTCGACAGAGGCTGTAAACCCGAATCTGTCGATTCGTCAGATTTCACTGTAGCATCTGGCGAGGGGGATTCTGGCTTCCACTCCACACCAAGAAGAGCCAGGTCTTGCTGGAGAAGCAGTCTGGCCTCTGACACGATCTGCTGAGCAGCCTCACTCTCAGTCAAGGCCTTTTTCCCACTGACCCAGATACAGCGCATGCTTCTGCGTTCCTGAGCCTCCTCCTCGCTCTCATCCACCGCCTGTCTAGAACTATAATAGCAGAAATCAAAAGCAGTTATCTTTTAAATATACGGGTTCACTCACTGCTTAAATATGTTCTCAAAACCAAAGTtgctttataaaaaagaattatatatataaataaataaatcatggctGCTAATTTTCAGAACATTTATTTCAGTTCTTAAAATGGTTGGCAACACCACCTAACTGTTTTATTACGAGTAAATACCTTTTAAACGGAACGGCTTTTCTCAAGGCTTTCTCCACATCGACAATGTTTGCACGTGCAACCTCAGCCACTGTAACCAACCCGGCACTGTAGAGCGCTCGTGCTCGCTGGGCGTTCAGCAAAGAGATACGAACCAGATCGCACAGCTCTCGCTGCACTCCGAAGCTCAAGCGACTTTTAAACTGCGACAGCAAGAGCTCCAGGTTGTGCCATCCGAGTCGATTACAGAAGACGGTTACCATACCTGCCATTCAGAATAATGTTACTTACTGTCAGATGCAAATTCAAATCTTAGCAAAGATCTTTTCAAAGAATAGTTTTACAGCTTTGAGTATTAACAAAAGGGGAAACCTGCGTAGGTAGAGGCCGACTGCTGAAGTGACTGAACTTGTCCTCGGCTACAGCCGTACTTTTTTGCTACGACCCCGAGAGGTTCCTCGTTGACCAGATCGAACAATACAAGCGTAGTGAAAAAactacaatacacacaaaatcaTTACAGTACAAATCAAAACATAAAAGGATATTTCTTCCAAGtactttgtatttgtgttaatcagagtaaaatagacaaaaatacaCCACCCCCTCAGCACTAATCAAAAGAATTAAACAATTTTAGTTTAGAACTAGAGAAATGTGATATTACCGTTTGTGAATGGCCATCTGTCGGTGCTGCTTTTCTGTTTTAGCGATTAATTTCCCGCTGACAGACCGTGCCAGAAAGCCTTCCTGAATCCCCACCATCTCTGCAACCCGTTTCATTGCAGAAGGCAGCTGCTCCCACAGACAGAAGAACTGGTACCAGTCTATTGTCGTCCAGTCGACGTATACTGGTGTTATCTGAGAAATAGTAATTCATAAACCAATTCAAATGCTAAACTTATTAGGCTTGTGGGTGCATTACGAGTCAGCTTTACATCATGTCTGTCtaaaacaggggtcaccaacctttttaaaactgagagctacttcttgggtacagattaatgtgaagggctaccagtttgacacacacttctaaaataacaaatttgctcaatttacctttaattatatgttattatt
This Silurus meridionalis isolate SWU-2019-XX chromosome 15, ASM1480568v1, whole genome shotgun sequence DNA region includes the following protein-coding sequences:
- the polq gene encoding DNA polymerase theta isoform X3, with the translated sequence MSCSSRTFYLGQHPITKKNGLPVDEKPTTRQSSRLHHAQPSERGIQKTGSLQNEKKQLMHVDSAAVKDAGNIRENKLTKGAYSIPVKGQNLPEKKRAHLYEISENGHHGHQGQSAEPTRPSDSGPSSPLLENGRTKKSKDWKDLAQKLLFSESKSSSMRRQKPDHEHETENSSPAKRSSENRPRLQFKGETSAPNSNGSMNNSKEYILFSPTRMAAAKKRFGFQQQKSRNGNLSVSVLTPPPGLDLSSLCSSPTDTGHSIHMVIPGDQSDKLLLSSWGLPKPVLEKYQSLGVKQMFEWQAECLTLGKVLEGNNLVYSAPTSAGKTLVSEFLILKRVLETRRKAIFILPFVSVAREKMFYLQNVFQEAGVRVEGYMGSTSASGGFSALDVAVCTIEKANGLINRLIEEDRMDLLGIVVVDELHMLGDSGRGYLLELLLTKIQYIAKKAEEKCSNKYSSDGVQIVGMSATLPNLDLLARWLNAELYHTDYRPVPLMEWVKIGVNIYNGSMNLVRPFTPALTVKGDDDHIVSLCFETVQAGHAALLFCPSKNWCEKLADSIAREFYNLYHYEKQSESAAHSVSLNYEGLQDVVAQLKRTPAGLDEILKRTVPWGVAFHHAGLTFDERDILEGAFRQGFLRVLVATSTLSSGVNLPARRVIIRTPVFNGHLLDILTYKQMVGRAGRKGVDTVGESVLVCKESERMKGISLIQGSLKPISSCLVKHEGEGVTTSMLRAILEIIVGEVASTPEEVRMYASCTLLAASLASEQPDQPGAARSRGAIEACMDWLMDNEFIHIQKEGDEEKYCPTHLGSATLSSSLSPPEALGIFADLQRAMKGFVLENDLHILYQITPVYVDWTTIDWYQFFCLWEQLPSAMKRVAEMVGIQEGFLARSVSGKLIAKTEKQHRQMAIHKRFFTTLVLFDLVNEEPLGVVAKKYGCSRGQVQSLQQSASTYAGMVTVFCNRLGWHNLELLLSQFKSRLSFGVQRELCDLVRISLLNAQRARALYSAGLVTVAEVARANIVDVEKALRKAVPFKSSRQAVDESEEEAQERRSMRCIWVSGKKALTESEAAQQIVSEARLLLQQDLALLGVEWKPESPSPDATVKSDESTDSGLQPLSKSLSNETDIRTENLKKLVKGDPSDDNAQSSTNQKSSGNRENTMDAEQQSNALHKVLKSIRAKDKMGPIGCNTAEKTSVANSSQSSDLQFNSTSCNDTHSAKPLSKRRRVEEHETKINTEARLTKVEKRLILTQPSTSADILVNSDTKSRVASEVILISGEKCNSPDLYTEELEEFGDSFQLDTQTERMLLQEEKLPQSNGKSKVKNELRSTRINAMTEHISRSENENLIPERNLEQKNKNDSNKEASVVSDKIPNELSSIKAKPKYNISLTDSQLENLLNFTNQTTESCDIKQNTQPQAQTDNSDTVMNEMPGDTVDNSPNRSSSFLFDSLYDSSILEAMEDEAGFAEEPKSDNIVDANTSLTDPTLALRMENKAEMEDQEAAQWGESSFNLSEWGDSLLIGERYLEKRNSGFKICPGSSEAEKPCYTDDIVSEIQVSQCKAPRLENVTSSSFHLSPGMQDIFDKWSDQFSTLHEPPDQSDANVIEQEGVSAGAEPEHGNHKGSLSGSHVTKVKPSSVNLDLIPPTPEPVTPRIKMTTSSLHSPLNHHTRVQSKFNSSPNPGLEDNQQLCVAPKAMPQLETSLNDEGFSLQLSQDASMSASNFNSPESFSVIDVVSDKRLFKTFVKEWKTKKRFSLAVACGRKDGTAQPEPLIGSKFKKVTTPMRTKRKDGFAIEGHESLIVTGLSVCWGGKDAYYVSLQQELADTADISASLAPPPLDENLSVEERIKSIQDCITRSTSGSEGVTVTYDCIQVYKTLVLACGLSMKGVFEDPKVACWLLDPGFKERTLHNMVTNFTPEDLPLLNGIGPGQGVESLGIYGDASLSGRYRAAIESVLIFRVMTQLNVLMEKDGFLDVFQRVEMPTQYCLALLELNGIGFSVAECEAQKHVMQAKLTDLENKAYQLAGHSFSLTNPEDVAEVLFLELKLPPNGDLNSLKNKKTLGYTRRAGAGACVKLSKQFSTTKDVLEKLKPLHQLPGVILEWRRITNALTKVVFPLQREKCWHPKLEMDRIYSVSQSHTATGRVSFTEPNIQNVPKDFEIQMPVLIGESQPSQSNMAVISSKTRAKISRKHHQLVSLIKDPGRSPEKGMPFSVSMRHAFVPFSGGFILAADYSQLELRILAHLSRDRRLLQVLNSGEDVFKSIAAEWKMVDPESVDDCMRQQAKQVIFVMV